The stretch of DNA AGCCAAATCATGACAGCTCTGGGGCTGTCAAAATCAAAACCTCGGCCTTACATCGAGCCCTATCCCAAAAGAGGGAGCTGCTTGTGCCCCCCTGCTTCTAAAGTAGGGGGTTGTTGCTTTAGCTCTTGGAGCTTGGCAAACGAAGCTTTCAGGGCATTGACATAGAGCTTGTACTTGATAGCATAATGACCAATTTGGTGTTTGAGACTGAGTACTTCCAACTTGGCCCAGGCGATCATGGCAGCAAAAATATGGTTGGCTTGGGTAATCTCATTTTTAGTAGGTGATCGATCTAGCCCTACGTTTTGTTTGAGTCCCCGGTGTAGCACCTCCACCTCCCATCGTTAGTCATAGGTGGTGGAGAGCAAAGCCGCATCACAAAGTTCAAGGTCGTTGGTAACGATGTACTGTTCGCCCGTTGAGCGGTCTTTGTTTGTAAAGACGCGTTTAGTCAAAGTTACTGGGAAACCCAATCCTTTGATCCAAACCATAGTGCAACGGCCTTCCAGTTCATCCAGTTCCTGGACTTGATAGAACTTGCCAGCTAGTTTGTCTTCCCAACTCAAGGCTACCTTGCGGTTACCTTTCAGTGCGGCTACGAAGTATTTGTTTAACTCCTCATGCACCAAATTGAAGTTGTCGTTGGTGGAAAACCAGCTATCCCACAAGACATAGCGGAATTGGACCTTGTTGTAGTGATGAAGGATACGCAGACGTTCCCGTACGATTTCATTTTTCTTTCGCGGACTTCGTCGTTTAACCTTCTTCGCCTTGGAGTCATAAAATTGCTCTGTCTTTTCCACAATTTCAAAAGCTACTGGAATGGAAATGGGCCGGGTGGCTCCCAAGGGAGCACTCCCATAGAGAAAATTGATGATATTGATCCCTTTGACATGGCTATTCTTGGAATGGT from Saprospiraceae bacterium encodes:
- a CDS encoding transposase; its protein translation is MSDKSLFDLYTDYLIAQMGPATATDMSRLLDQSVSHDQISRFLGHQQLTQKDYWKCIKPLIRRIETPLGLIRVDDTIEEKPHCTENDIIAWHWDHSKNSHVKGINIINFLYGSAPLGATRPISIPVAFEIVEKTEQFYDSKAKKVKRRSPRKKNEIVRERLRILHHYNKVQFRYVLWDSWFSTNDNFNLVHEELNKYFVAALKGNRKVALSWEDKLAGKFYQVQELDELEGRCTMVWIKGLGFPVTLTKRVFTNKDRSTGEQYIVTNDLELCDAALLSTTYD